In a single window of the Ignavibacteriales bacterium genome:
- a CDS encoding lysylphosphatidylglycerol synthase transmembrane domain-containing protein — protein MIEKIRRNIFTSLAVAAVLYLGFTIYADYKQVIIAFERFNWLLFPFLLFLSLMNYLTRFFKWDYYIRLLNIQLSFVDSIAIFMSGFIMSVTPGKMGELMKAYLVKQVTHESVSKVAPIIMMERITDFIALVFLAMIGAYVFNYGTFVIIGTGIFWILLTIIISHRNSSLKIIDWLGKLKFLSKYHDKMMTAYESSFVMVKPFPLFYTIIISLFSWFFECFAYYLILVNFNLNISVLWATFVYTFSIIAGAITMMPGGLGVTEGSLTYLMIRSKVPMNVAVSSTFIIRVVTLWFAVLIGIFAVAFYQKRFGKIAFESNGN, from the coding sequence GTGATAGAAAAAATAAGAAGAAATATTTTCACCTCGCTTGCTGTTGCCGCTGTTTTATATCTTGGATTTACCATTTACGCCGATTACAAGCAAGTTATTATTGCTTTTGAAAGATTTAACTGGCTGCTATTTCCTTTTTTACTTTTTTTATCCTTAATGAATTATCTTACAAGATTTTTTAAGTGGGATTATTATATAAGGCTTTTAAATATCCAATTAAGTTTTGTTGATTCGATTGCAATTTTTATGTCTGGATTTATTATGAGCGTTACTCCGGGAAAAATGGGAGAACTTATGAAAGCATACCTGGTGAAGCAGGTAACGCACGAATCTGTAAGTAAAGTAGCTCCCATTATAATGATGGAAAGGATAACAGATTTTATTGCGCTGGTCTTTCTGGCAATGATTGGCGCATATGTTTTCAATTATGGAACGTTCGTTATTATTGGAACAGGTATTTTCTGGATTTTACTTACCATTATTATCAGTCATAGAAACTCTTCATTAAAAATTATTGACTGGCTGGGTAAACTAAAATTCCTATCTAAGTACCACGATAAAATGATGACAGCTTATGAAAGCTCATTTGTAATGGTAAAACCCTTTCCTTTGTTTTACACAATAATTATAAGTCTTTTTTCCTGGTTCTTTGAATGTTTTGCTTATTATCTCATTCTTGTTAATTTTAATCTAAACATTTCAGTTTTATGGGCAACCTTTGTTTATACTTTTTCAATTATAGCAGGCGCTATTACAATGATGCCCGGAGGATTAGGTGTAACTGAAGGTTCTTTAACTTATTTAATGATCAGATCAAAAGTTCCAATGAATGTTGCTGTTTCTTCAACATTTATTATTCGGGTTGTTACTTTATGGTTTGCTGTTTTAATCGGAATTTTTGCTGTGGCTTTTTATCAAAAAAGATTTGGTAAAATTGCTTTTGAATCAAATGGAAATTAA
- a CDS encoding T9SS type A sorting domain-containing protein encodes MKKFLQMLVLLIALITLSSSLAYSQKGWWKFDDAANLTAAVPGYGSALELTGTLTAIAGPTGSNGAVTVPKGSYLKMTHGIAPNGGRTKVNSYSLLIDFRIPVAEWHNFFQVDEVPNTSDGDLFIKPTGEIGTAGAGYSTFLTALNTWYRLVITVNNGVANKSYIDGQLIKDWNAYEIDSRYALNPTLLLFADDDGDDGDIDVAEVAIWDSPLSASEVLAMGGVGILPLPVELASFNAAQSNEGIVLNWSTISEKNNSGFSVERKGQTDNWQSIGFVTGAGTSTEKHSYSFSDQVDGSGKYSYRLKQIDLDGSFKYSQTVEVTTTPSEFKLLNNYPNPFNPATFIAYELSTDAFVTLKVYNATGELVAELVNELQVSGKYKKSFNASSQYKSLSSGIYFAELRANEKVQRIKMMLLK; translated from the coding sequence ATGAAAAAATTCTTACAAATGTTGGTGCTTTTAATAGCTTTGATTACTTTATCTTCGTCATTAGCATACTCACAAAAAGGCTGGTGGAAATTTGATGATGCTGCTAATTTGACTGCTGCTGTACCCGGTTACGGAAGTGCTTTGGAACTTACAGGAACTCTTACGGCTATAGCTGGTCCAACTGGTTCAAACGGCGCTGTAACTGTTCCTAAAGGAAGTTATTTAAAAATGACTCACGGTATTGCACCAAATGGAGGTAGAACTAAAGTTAACAGTTATTCGCTTTTAATTGATTTTAGAATTCCAGTAGCTGAATGGCATAATTTCTTTCAAGTAGATGAAGTGCCTAATACAAGTGATGGTGATTTATTTATAAAACCAACTGGTGAGATTGGTACTGCTGGAGCTGGTTATTCTACATTTTTAACCGCATTAAATACTTGGTATAGATTGGTAATTACCGTTAATAATGGAGTTGCCAATAAATCATATATCGATGGTCAGTTAATTAAGGACTGGAATGCATATGAGATCGATTCCCGTTATGCCCTTAATCCTACTTTACTTCTTTTTGCTGATGATGATGGCGATGATGGAGATATTGATGTTGCAGAAGTTGCAATATGGGATTCTCCTCTTTCAGCATCTGAAGTTTTAGCAATGGGAGGAGTTGGAATATTACCACTTCCTGTTGAACTCGCTTCTTTTAATGCAGCACAATCGAATGAAGGTATAGTTCTAAATTGGTCTACTATTTCTGAAAAAAATAATAGTGGATTCAGTGTTGAAAGAAAAGGACAAACTGACAATTGGCAATCAATAGGATTTGTTACCGGAGCTGGAACATCCACAGAAAAACACAGTTATTCTTTTTCAGATCAGGTTGATGGTTCAGGTAAATATTCTTACCGGTTAAAACAAATTGATCTTGATGGCAGTTTTAAATATTCACAAACAGTTGAAGTTACAACAACTCCAAGTGAGTTTAAATTGCTTAATAATTATCCAAATCCTTTTAACCCAGCTACATTCATTGCTTATGAATTATCAACAGATGCATTTGTAACACTGAAAGTTTATAATGCTACTGGCGAACTTGTTGCTGAGTTAGTTAATGAACTTCAAGTTTCAGGAAAGTACAAAAAGAGTTTTAATGCTTCTTCGCAATATAAATCATTGTCAAGCGGTATCTACTTTGCTGAACTCAGAGCAAATGAAAAAGTTCAAAGAATTAAAATGATGTTATTGAAGTAA
- a CDS encoding SpoIID/LytB domain-containing protein, translated as MILKFGTSKMFAFSKIKFLLIYIPIIFYLIFLTYSCAPLSETQTKEEKDSVEVTVPQISRPTQIRVLIENDFAKKEIQFSIPVLIKFNDSLIASADSKDKIKFDINGGNIELKIGKKKYENPSFDFESKNPSRYLEYNKQSYPGKLRLIYNSEKFWLVNILEEEEYVQNVVAAETGKQLLTVQNLESIKALAVCVRNYSYLKINEHKDAFDVHDDTRDQLYKGFIKSDNVLDSAIIKTKNQVLTFENQLANVFYFSSCGGFTESSENVFPKATAPYLAGVKDGEGPNCKISPSFNWEESFSQKQLINLLVQANYLTGKDWVLKDIYIASRFKSDRVNELIFSTENKQNESKRIVLSGNLIRSVIKTNQGKNLLKSTVFDVAVKRKKNNDIDQIKFVGKGNGHGVGLCQWGAIGLAQQGQKYDEILQFYFPGTKLETLND; from the coding sequence ATGATATTGAAATTTGGCACATCTAAGATGTTTGCATTTTCAAAAATAAAGTTCCTCTTGATTTACATTCCAATAATTTTTTATTTAATTTTTTTAACCTACAGTTGTGCTCCTCTAAGTGAAACTCAAACTAAGGAAGAAAAGGATTCTGTTGAAGTAACTGTTCCCCAAATTAGTCGTCCAACACAAATTAGAGTATTGATTGAAAACGATTTTGCTAAAAAAGAAATTCAGTTCTCAATTCCTGTTCTTATTAAATTTAATGATTCTCTAATAGCAAGTGCAGATTCTAAAGATAAAATTAAATTTGATATAAATGGTGGCAATATTGAGTTGAAAATTGGTAAGAAAAAATATGAAAATCCATCATTCGATTTTGAATCTAAAAATCCCAGTCGTTACCTGGAATATAATAAACAATCATATCCTGGTAAGTTGCGGTTAATTTATAATTCAGAGAAATTTTGGTTAGTAAATATTTTAGAAGAAGAAGAATATGTACAAAATGTTGTAGCTGCTGAAACGGGTAAACAACTTCTTACAGTTCAAAACCTTGAATCCATCAAAGCTCTTGCGGTTTGTGTTAGGAATTATTCCTACCTAAAAATTAATGAACATAAAGATGCATTTGATGTTCATGATGATACTAGAGACCAATTGTACAAAGGATTTATTAAAAGTGATAATGTTCTTGATAGTGCAATTATAAAAACTAAAAACCAGGTTTTAACATTTGAAAATCAATTGGCTAATGTTTTTTATTTTTCTTCTTGTGGGGGATTTACTGAAAGCTCTGAAAACGTTTTTCCAAAAGCAACTGCACCATATTTAGCAGGAGTAAAGGATGGTGAGGGACCAAACTGTAAAATCTCTCCTTCGTTCAATTGGGAAGAATCTTTTTCTCAAAAACAGTTAATTAATCTGCTTGTACAAGCAAATTACCTTACTGGCAAGGATTGGGTGCTAAAAGATATTTATATCGCAAGCAGGTTTAAATCTGACCGGGTAAATGAACTAATTTTTAGTACTGAAAATAAACAAAATGAATCTAAGAGAATTGTTTTGAGCGGTAATTTAATACGTTCTGTAATCAAAACAAATCAAGGTAAAAATCTTCTAAAAAGCACAGTCTTTGATGTTGCAGTAAAAAGAAAAAAAAATAATGATATTGACCAGATTAAATTTGTAGGTAAAGGAAATGGGCATGGAGTTGGTTTATGTCAATGGGGTGCAATTGGATTAGCGCAACAAGGGCAAAAGTATGATGAGATTTTACAATTTTATTTTCCGGGTACTAAGTTAGAAACACTGAATGATTAA
- a CDS encoding TonB family protein: protein MYSKFILILTILFTCLSISKAQDGLVRSYYSTGNLESAIYYINDVLDGTSRFFYEDGVLKEEKTYSMGKLHGWIKTYWENGAQKEEFYVKDGVKDGISKEFYINDGLKLLKIYDVGRLKRSQFVEYDSSLAPPNRESIRSLANTKEQIKKLNEKDKKILPDPVESIVFGNKKEIDKEPTKEIYYTLVDEFPKPTGGPSEIFSKAVYPEYAKENKIEGIVIIRTFIDENGTPVKTEVVKGIGYGCDEAAMDAIKLTKFSSPKINGKPVKFQLLIPVKFRIN from the coding sequence ATGTATTCAAAGTTCATTTTAATACTAACAATTTTATTTACGTGCCTATCAATTAGTAAAGCACAGGATGGATTAGTAAGAAGTTATTACTCTACTGGCAACCTTGAGTCTGCGATCTATTATATAAATGATGTACTTGATGGAACTTCAAGATTTTTTTATGAAGATGGAGTTTTGAAGGAAGAAAAAACTTATTCGATGGGAAAACTTCACGGCTGGATAAAAACCTATTGGGAGAATGGAGCACAAAAGGAAGAATTTTATGTAAAAGACGGGGTGAAGGATGGTATTTCAAAAGAGTTTTACATCAATGATGGTCTAAAATTATTAAAGATTTATGATGTAGGTAGATTAAAGCGAAGTCAATTTGTGGAATATGATTCATCGTTAGCTCCACCAAATAGAGAATCGATTAGAAGTCTTGCAAATACAAAAGAACAAATTAAGAAGTTGAATGAGAAGGATAAGAAAATTCTCCCCGATCCAGTTGAATCGATTGTTTTTGGAAATAAAAAAGAAATTGATAAGGAACCCACTAAAGAAATATATTATACATTAGTCGATGAATTTCCTAAACCAACTGGTGGACCCAGCGAAATTTTTTCTAAAGCTGTTTACCCTGAATATGCAAAAGAAAATAAAATAGAGGGTATAGTTATTATTAGAACTTTTATTGATGAAAATGGTACTCCTGTAAAAACTGAAGTTGTTAAAGGTATTGGATATGGTTGCGATGAAGCTGCTATGGATGCAATAAAGTTAACAAAGTTTTCATCACCAAAGATTAATGGGAAACCAGTAAAATTTCAATTGCTGATTCCGGTAAAATTTAGAATCAATTAG
- a CDS encoding Maf family protein: protein MINSDLPIYLASQSPRRRKLLKQLNLEFKSFSVELKEEFLDGEHPVSTVKRLALEKLNLAKLKISKGIIITADTIVVLNHHVLGKPKDKKDAMHILNLLSNKTHIVYTGFAVYNSHSKKTKINFEKTLVKFRRLGRKEIIDYINTGSPMDKAGAYGIQDDFGAVFVEKITGCYYNVVGLPLTKLYKTLKEIV from the coding sequence ATGATTAATTCTGACTTGCCAATATATCTTGCCTCGCAATCTCCACGTAGAAGAAAATTATTAAAACAATTAAATCTTGAATTCAAATCCTTTAGTGTTGAGCTTAAGGAAGAATTTTTAGATGGGGAACATCCTGTAAGCACAGTTAAAAGACTTGCACTTGAAAAATTGAACCTGGCAAAACTTAAAATAAGTAAAGGAATTATAATAACTGCAGATACGATTGTGGTTCTAAATCACCATGTCCTTGGTAAACCAAAGGATAAAAAAGATGCGATGCATATATTAAATTTACTTAGTAATAAAACACATATAGTTTATACTGGATTTGCTGTTTATAATTCTCATTCCAAAAAGACAAAAATTAATTTTGAAAAAACCCTGGTAAAATTTAGACGGTTGGGCAGGAAAGAAATTATTGATTATATAAATACCGGCAGTCCGATGGATAAAGCTGGTGCTTATGGAATCCAGGATGATTTTGGTGCTGTCTTTGTAGAAAAAATTACAGGTTGTTATTACAATGTTGTAGGGCTACCGCTTACAAAACTGTACAAAACATTAAAAGAGATTGTTTGA
- a CDS encoding B12-binding domain-containing radical SAM protein, which produces MNILLVYPLYPNTFWSFKHALKFVSRKASFPPLGLLTVASLLPNEWNKKLIDMNTSELVDKDILWADFVFISAMSIQSESANEVIERCRNLKTKIVAGGPLFTSSSENYDSVDHLVLNEAEITLPQFLSDLNDGKPKRLYTSEEWADISITPLPMWELVSQKSYSSMNLQYSRGCPFDCEFCDITVLYGRKPRTKTKEQVIAELDALYFTGWKGPVFFVDDNFIGNKVKLKKEILPAIADWMEKRKRPFYFNTEASINLADDDTLMRLMVNSGFEAVFIGIESPNEESLVECNKNQNRNRDLISSVRTLHEYGLEVQGGFIVGFDNDPPSIFEKLTDFIQESGIVTAMVGLLNAPKGTKLQKRLENEGRLLNDFTGNNTDFSINFIPHMDSKVLLDGYKKILRTIYSPKYYYERVIHFLKDFEPKSKKVFHLNPNYIMALFKSIIKLGIIGEERIYYWKLFFWSLFRKPKLFSLAILFTIYGFHFRKISNDFC; this is translated from the coding sequence ATGAACATATTATTGGTTTATCCATTATATCCAAATACATTCTGGAGTTTTAAGCATGCTTTAAAATTTGTTTCAAGAAAAGCAAGTTTCCCACCCTTAGGATTATTAACTGTAGCTTCATTGCTTCCAAATGAATGGAACAAAAAATTAATAGATATGAATACCAGCGAGTTGGTTGATAAAGATATTCTTTGGGCTGACTTTGTATTTATAAGCGCGATGTCAATTCAAAGTGAATCTGCCAATGAAGTAATTGAACGATGTAGAAATCTAAAAACAAAAATTGTTGCCGGTGGTCCATTATTTACCAGCAGTTCAGAAAATTACGATAGCGTTGACCATCTTGTACTTAATGAAGCTGAGATTACACTCCCACAATTTTTAAGTGATTTGAATGATGGAAAGCCAAAACGATTATACACTTCAGAAGAATGGGCGGATATTTCAATAACACCTTTACCAATGTGGGAATTAGTTTCGCAAAAAAGTTATAGTTCAATGAATCTTCAATATTCTCGTGGTTGTCCATTCGATTGCGAATTTTGTGATATTACAGTTCTTTATGGAAGAAAACCGAGAACAAAAACAAAAGAACAAGTAATAGCCGAATTAGATGCATTATATTTTACAGGTTGGAAAGGACCGGTATTTTTTGTTGATGATAATTTCATTGGCAATAAAGTAAAACTTAAAAAAGAAATACTACCTGCAATTGCTGATTGGATGGAGAAAAGAAAAAGACCTTTCTACTTTAACACAGAGGCTTCTATCAATCTTGCAGATGATGACACCTTAATGCGACTTATGGTTAATTCGGGATTTGAAGCTGTATTTATCGGTATTGAATCACCCAACGAAGAAAGTTTGGTTGAATGTAATAAAAACCAAAACAGAAATCGCGATCTAATATCAAGTGTTCGGACTTTACATGAATACGGATTAGAAGTTCAGGGAGGATTTATTGTTGGATTTGATAATGATCCACCTTCAATTTTCGAAAAGTTGACAGATTTTATTCAAGAAAGTGGTATTGTTACAGCAATGGTGGGTTTACTAAATGCACCTAAAGGAACTAAACTTCAGAAAAGACTGGAGAATGAAGGAAGATTGTTAAACGATTTTACTGGTAACAATACAGACTTTTCTATTAACTTTATTCCTCATATGGATTCAAAAGTTCTCCTCGATGGATATAAAAAAATCCTCCGCACCATCTATTCACCTAAATACTATTATGAACGAGTTATTCACTTTCTAAAAGATTTTGAACCGAAATCAAAAAAAGTTTTTCATCTCAATCCAAATTATATAATGGCATTATTCAAATCGATAATAAAATTAGGAATTATTGGAGAGGAAAGAATTTACTATTGGAAGTTATTTTTCTGGTCGTTGTTCCGAAAACCTAAACTTTTCTCACTGGCAATTCTATTTACAATTTATGGATTCCATTTTAGGAAAATATCCAACGATTTTTGTTAA
- a CDS encoding multiheme c-type cytochrome translates to MNLLTRFLTMFLIYITVNQLSAQPKSGSQLFGTKKYSDFEKPEYCGSACHRDFYQQWKQSLMSQSYTHQWNEIEYFKLAVPHAEKDTFFAKEKANCIGCHSPMTFMVGDIPPARPEKNSRANESVSCSVCHSITGFSGDTPFNFNYTIETGRTKFGSRTGLTSPAHESKKLELFNSGDFCGICHNEKDSYGIWVKSTHLEWKASPYFKNGVQCQTCHMPKAESKTAMMGNIYSDANQHLFHGAHDPGKIKGTIELRINPDIRVAEPGEEVKISILLFNQKAGHKFPTGSVEDRIVWMHVDAVDSKGKVFHLPVDKKGFDGEEYTIGSDVLAYQDLGIPLSEPNFKGIQRDGVPIGDRIFRMPYFNPQGGMTIMQWNTKSLGVDYRIGPQETKMETCTFDLPDDIASGNVTVTATLYYQRLIKSVADFLGVSPDESEIIKVNESSTTFTVLE, encoded by the coding sequence ATGAATTTGCTGACCAGATTTTTAACAATGTTTTTGATCTATATAACGGTAAACCAATTATCAGCTCAACCAAAATCAGGTAGTCAGTTATTCGGTACAAAAAAATATAGCGATTTTGAAAAGCCTGAATATTGTGGTAGTGCATGTCATAGAGATTTTTATCAGCAATGGAAGCAATCTTTAATGTCGCAATCATATACTCACCAATGGAATGAAATTGAATATTTTAAGCTTGCTGTTCCACACGCAGAAAAAGATACCTTTTTTGCTAAAGAAAAAGCCAACTGCATAGGGTGTCATTCTCCAATGACTTTTATGGTTGGTGATATTCCACCGGCAAGACCAGAAAAAAATTCACGCGCAAATGAATCTGTTTCTTGTTCCGTTTGTCATTCAATAACTGGTTTTTCTGGTGATACTCCATTCAATTTTAATTACACTATTGAAACAGGAAGAACTAAGTTTGGCTCCCGAACAGGTTTAACTTCTCCAGCTCACGAATCAAAAAAACTTGAACTTTTTAATTCAGGAGATTTTTGTGGGATCTGTCATAATGAAAAAGATAGTTACGGTATTTGGGTAAAGTCAACTCATCTTGAATGGAAAGCAAGTCCGTATTTTAAGAATGGGGTTCAATGCCAAACTTGCCATATGCCCAAAGCTGAAAGTAAAACTGCGATGATGGGAAATATTTATAGCGATGCCAACCAGCATCTTTTCCATGGTGCTCACGATCCTGGAAAAATAAAAGGTACAATTGAATTACGAATTAATCCCGATATTAGAGTAGCTGAACCAGGTGAAGAGGTTAAGATTAGTATTTTATTGTTTAATCAAAAAGCCGGACATAAATTTCCAACAGGTTCAGTTGAAGACCGGATTGTATGGATGCACGTAGATGCTGTTGATTCGAAAGGAAAAGTTTTTCATTTACCAGTTGATAAAAAAGGTTTTGATGGCGAAGAATACACTATTGGTTCTGATGTATTAGCTTATCAGGATTTGGGAATTCCACTTAGCGAACCAAATTTTAAAGGAATTCAACGTGATGGTGTTCCAATTGGGGATCGGATTTTCAGAATGCCTTATTTTAATCCCCAGGGGGGAATGACCATAATGCAATGGAACACAAAATCTCTTGGAGTTGATTATCGTATTGGACCACAAGAGACAAAAATGGAAACTTGTACTTTTGATCTTCCGGATGATATTGCTTCTGGCAACGTAACAGTTACTGCAACACTTTATTACCAAAGATTGATTAAATCAGTAGCAGATTTTCTTGGTGTTTCTCCGGATGAATCAGAAATAATAAAAGTTAACGAGAGTTCAACAACATTTACTGTGTTAGAATGA
- the icd gene encoding isocitrate dehydrogenase (NADP(+)) yields MTEYKHIKLPSDGEKIKVKNEKLRVPNNPIIPFIEGDGTGPDIWKASKAVFDSAVEKAYKGKKKISWMEIYAGEKATKVYGENEWLPEETVEAIAEFIVAIKGPLTTPVGGGIRSLNVALRQKLDLFACIRPVKYYPGAPSPMKKPKDVNIIIFRENTEDVYGGIEFKANSNEATELISFINNRFNKGIRPDSGIGIKPMSEFGSKRLVKKAIDYAIINKCKSVTLVHKGNIMKFTEGSFKEWGYQLAKEEYQETCITEEELNSLYGGKLPEGKIIIKDRIADSMFQQLLLRPSEYEVLATPNLNGDYLSDAAAAQVGGLGIAPGANISYHVGLFEATHGTAPKYAGLDKINPGSLILSGVMMLQYIGWGKAAKMIERAITKTIKSKVVTYDFARLMIGAKEVKTSEFAAEIVKNMK; encoded by the coding sequence ATGACTGAATATAAGCACATCAAACTGCCTTCAGATGGAGAAAAAATAAAAGTAAAAAATGAAAAACTTCGTGTTCCAAATAATCCCATCATACCTTTTATTGAAGGAGATGGAACTGGACCAGATATTTGGAAAGCATCAAAAGCTGTTTTTGATAGCGCCGTTGAAAAAGCATATAAAGGTAAAAAGAAAATTTCCTGGATGGAAATATATGCCGGTGAGAAAGCAACAAAAGTATATGGAGAAAACGAGTGGCTTCCAGAAGAAACTGTGGAAGCAATTGCTGAATTTATTGTTGCAATAAAAGGTCCGCTTACTACTCCTGTTGGAGGAGGTATTAGAAGTTTAAATGTGGCACTAAGACAAAAACTGGATTTATTTGCTTGCATTCGACCTGTAAAATATTATCCAGGAGCACCAAGCCCGATGAAGAAACCCAAAGATGTAAACATTATAATCTTCCGTGAAAATACAGAAGATGTTTATGGTGGAATTGAATTCAAGGCTAATTCAAATGAAGCAACCGAACTTATTTCTTTTATCAACAATCGTTTTAATAAAGGAATTCGTCCGGATTCCGGAATTGGTATTAAACCAATGAGTGAGTTTGGTTCCAAACGTTTAGTAAAAAAAGCTATTGATTATGCAATTATTAACAAATGTAAAAGTGTTACTCTCGTTCACAAAGGAAATATCATGAAGTTCACGGAAGGTTCCTTTAAAGAATGGGGTTACCAGTTAGCAAAAGAGGAATATCAGGAAACCTGCATTACAGAAGAAGAATTGAATTCCCTTTATGGTGGCAAATTGCCAGAAGGTAAAATTATTATTAAAGATAGAATTGCTGATAGTATGTTCCAGCAGCTTCTTTTAAGACCAAGTGAATATGAAGTTTTAGCCACACCAAACTTAAACGGAGATTACCTTTCTGATGCGGCTGCTGCACAAGTTGGAGGATTAGGAATAGCTCCAGGGGCTAATATAAGCTATCACGTTGGACTGTTTGAAGCAACACATGGTACAGCACCAAAATATGCCGGACTGGATAAAATAAATCCTGGTTCATTAATACTTTCCGGCGTAATGATGTTGCAATATATTGGCTGGGGGAAAGCAGCAAAGATGATTGAAAGAGCTATAACAAAAACAATCAAATCCAAAGTTGTTACTTACGATTTTGCCCGGCTTATGATAGGTGCAAAAGAAGTAAAAACATCTGAGTTTGCTGCTGAGATTGTAAAGAATATGAAATGA
- a CDS encoding sigma-70 family RNA polymerase sigma factor — MNEQLETNYQYSDFYSEVVPHLNPLKNFALKMTHDNDESNDLVQSTLLKAFRFFDMYKKGTNTKAWLFKIMKNSFINDYRKMKREPVKVNYEDIENFYETIKSDEVKSRHYNNDDFNNILDDEITYALSALPDESRTIVFLCDIEGYSYEEIADFIGCPVGTVRSRLHRTRKILYAMLYQYAQKNGYVK; from the coding sequence ATGAATGAACAACTTGAAACGAATTATCAATATTCAGATTTTTATTCTGAAGTAGTACCTCATTTAAATCCGCTTAAAAATTTTGCTTTGAAAATGACGCACGATAATGACGAATCTAATGATTTAGTGCAGTCTACATTATTAAAAGCATTTAGATTTTTTGATATGTATAAAAAAGGTACCAATACAAAGGCTTGGCTTTTCAAAATTATGAAAAACTCGTTCATAAATGATTACCGTAAAATGAAAAGAGAACCAGTGAAAGTTAATTATGAAGACATTGAAAATTTTTATGAAACAATTAAATCCGATGAAGTGAAATCCAGGCACTATAACAACGATGATTTTAATAATATTCTTGATGATGAAATTACTTACGCACTATCAGCATTGCCTGATGAATCCCGAACAATTGTTTTTCTGTGTGATATTGAGGGATACTCCTATGAAGAAATTGCTGATTTTATTGGTTGCCCGGTTGGCACCGTCCGTTCACGTTTACATCGTACAAGAAAAATTCTTTATGCCATGCTTTATCAATATGCCCAAAAGAATGGTTACGTAAAATAA